A single window of Ornithorhynchus anatinus isolate Pmale09 chromosome 3, mOrnAna1.pri.v4, whole genome shotgun sequence DNA harbors:
- the MUC15 gene encoding mucin-15, which produces MLTSTRTLLTLIFVGLLLSNCDGNNDMERGTEVNPPMHTQPPLVKTKESYKPSESINLRNYTVNTGGYDMSSTAPPNGIKHTSHLPSDLESDSTFWTPFNTSSSNPLSSTTVSSLSSVPTTNTTTLPGKLTTIKAHDNLNTTVPTGHFTSSPSPFTDNFTSTPSDNSSILMTTHIPSVVTATDSTLSESTTGINNSTTFNGSLETTTLQPGLNFTNSSKTQSNTSDSGKDTRNSGVVFGAILGAILGASLLSLIGYLICGRKKPDSFSHRRLYDDRNEPVLRLDNTSEPYDMNFGESSYYNPAVTDDAGVHDRPGSARDGIPMGDIPPLRPSV; this is translated from the exons ATGCTGACCTCTACCAGAACCCTTTTGACTTTAATTTTTGTTGGTTTACTCTTATCTAATTGTGATGGAAATAATGATATGGAAAGAGGTACAGAAGTTAATCCACCTATGCACACACAGCCTCCTTTGGTGAAGACAAAAGAATCCTACAAACCCAGTGAGAGTATAAACTTAAGAAATTACACTGTGAATACCGGTGGCTATGATATGTCTTCTACAGCACCACCAAATGGTATAAAGCATACATCACACTTGCCTAGTGATCTGGAATCTGACAGCACATTTTGGACCCCTTTCAACACTAGCTCTTCAAATCCACTGAGCTCTACCACAGTCAGCAGCCTTTCCTCAGTACCGACCACGAATACCACCACTCTTCCTGGAAAACTTACAACAATCAAAGCACATGATAATTTGAATACCACTGTGCCTACAGGACATTTTACTTCATCACCAAGCCCTTTCACTGACAACTTCACATCAACTCCCTCTGACAACAGTTCCATCTTAATGACCACTCACATTCCTTCAGTTGTTACAGCAACTGACAGTACGCTGAGTGAGTCAACAACTGGCATCAATAACTCAACTACATTTAATGGGAGTCTAGAGACAACAACTCTACAGCCTGGTCTGAATTTCACCAACAGTTCCAAAACCCAGTCAAATACCTCAGATTCTGGAAAAG ACACTAGGAACTCAGGAGTAGTGTTCGGGGCAATTTTAGGTGCCATTCTGGGTGCTTCGTTGCTTAGTCTTATTGGCTATTTGATATGCGGGAGGAAGAAACCAGATTCCTTTTCCCATCGGCGACTTTATGATGATCGGAATGAGCcag TCCTTCGGTTAGATAATACATCAGAACCTTATGACATGAACTTTGGAGAATCCAGTTACTACAATCCTGCTGTAACAGATGATGCCGGAGTCCATGACAGGCCGGGAAGTGCACGTGATGGTATCCCTATGGGAGACATTCCTCCATTGCGCCCTTCAGTATAA